Within candidate division WOR-3 bacterium, the genomic segment TCCGCATTCCTCCGCCAGTAATTTGGAAATACCGTAGGGGGAGATGGGGTTTAAGGGATAACTTTCTTTTATCGGCTTTTTATCTCTTACCCTGCCGTAGACATCAGCGGAGGAGATCAAAATGATCCGAGGAGAAAGGGAAGATAGCAAAAGTGCCCGGAGGAGATGATATGTCCCAATAAAGTTCACGCGTAATGTCTCCTCGGGATGAGTAAAAGAATAACCGACCGAACTAACCGCTGCCAAATGGAATATGCCATCTGGTTTGATTTCTTTAAGAAGTGATGGCAACTTCTCAAAATCCAAGATGTCACATTGGAAATATCTCACTTCGGGAAAAGGCTCTCGGACCGGAAGAAGATGGAAGCCAAAGACTTCATAACCTCTTTTCAAGAGATGAAATGTCAAATGATGCCCAACAAAACCTTCAATCCCGGTAATTAAGATTTTCTCCATCCTCCTATTAGAAGAAGCCACAGAAAGGGGCTTTTTAAACCCTCTCCCGCCAGTAATCTAAAAGATCATTTAGAGTCTTCTCAATCGGTATCTCTGGTTTCCAACCTAACTCGGTTTGAATCTTTGTCGCATCGCCTAACAAAAGCATCACATCGGAAGGACGAAGCCTCTGGGGGTCAACTTTAACTTCCACCTTCACTTTACTTAAAGAGAGGATGATATCCAAAATCTCTTTAATTTTATAACCTTTACCACTGCAAATGTTATAAACCTCTCCTGGTTTTCCCTTTAATAAGACCAGATAGTAAGCCCGCACGGTATCGCGAACATCGGTGAAATCCCGCACCGCCTCTAAGTTACCTACATAAACCACCGGCTCTCTTTTCCCTTTTTCAATCTCCGCAATCTGTTTACAGAAATTGGAAGTGACAAAAACTTCACCCCTCCTCGGTCCTTCATGATTAAAAGCTCTTGTGCGAACAACTTTTATGCCGTAACTCATAAAATACTGATAACCCAAAAGGTCCTGGGCGACTTTACTCACACCATAAGGGCTTAAAGGACGCAAAGGGTTAGTCTCCTTTATTGGCACTTCATTCGGATAAACCATTCCGTACTCTTCTGAAGAACCAGCAATTTGAATCCGGCAATCCAAATTTTCCGCCCGCACCGCCTCAAAGATATTAAGCTGGGATATGATATTAGTGGTCAAGGTCTCCTGGGGTGCTATCCAGGACATTGGGACATAACTCTGGGCGGCTAAATGGAAGATCCCATCCGGCTTTATCTTCCTTATCACTTCTCGCACCGCCACCGGATCCTTAAGGTCGCATTCCAAAAGGGAAATTTTATCTGAAAGGTGGGAGATATTTTCCATTCGCGACCGCCAGCGATAAATCCCAAAGACCTCATCTTTACCTAAGGATAACAAATATTCCGCCAAATGGCTACCAACAAAACCCGTAATCCCAGTAATTAAGAATTTCAAAATACCCTCCTCAAAAATAGCACAAAGATGAATTTCACCTGTTTATGCCTTTTCAAATTTTCCCGCCTTAATACAACGGGTGCAAACCCAAATCTTTTTTACTTTTCCTTCCACCTTTGCCCGCACCCTTTGCAAAT encodes:
- a CDS encoding GDP-mannose 4,6-dehydratase → MEKILITGIEGFVGHHLTFHLLKRGYEVFGFHLLPVREPFPEVRYFQCDILDFEKLPSLLKEIKPDGIFHLAAVSSVGYSFTHPEETLRVNFIGTYHLLRALLLSSLSPRIILISSADVYGRVRDKKPIKESYPLNPISPYGISKLLAEECG
- a CDS encoding GDP-mannose 4,6-dehydratase, translated to MKFLITGITGFVGSHLAEYLLSLGKDEVFGIYRWRSRMENISHLSDKISLLECDLKDPVAVREVIRKIKPDGIFHLAAQSYVPMSWIAPQETLTTNIISQLNIFEAVRAENLDCRIQIAGSSEEYGMVYPNEVPIKETNPLRPLSPYGVSKVAQDLLGYQYFMSYGIKVVRTRAFNHEGPRRGEVFVTSNFCKQIAEIEKGKREPVVYVGNLEAVRDFTDVRDTVRAYYLVLLKGKPGEVYNICSGKGYKIKEILDIILSLSKVKVEVKVDPQRLRPSDVMLLLGDATKIQTELGWKPEIPIEKTLNDLLDYWRERV
- the rpmB gene encoding 50S ribosomal protein L28 codes for the protein MARHCEICGKVGMTGHNISHAHNVTKRRFEPNLQRVRAKVEGKVKKIWVCTRCIKAGKFEKA